A genomic segment from Longimicrobium sp. encodes:
- a CDS encoding MotA/TolQ/ExbB proton channel family protein: MTTNHGLLGLLWQQNTGIGRLILLMLFALGGTAAAAALRHLHRYRSVERHALDSVRAKLRGIRDREEAGEPEGSRPAAPAPVDLAELRENVPPGTLIGDRLAALARMKQARVKVNVEALQQITLLRENASPGLAFPAYAVDLAMMLGMLGTFVGLCLMLLQMQGVLPSASGVPAAGGFAEAAQSLGGIIASKKTAFVTTLVGLSCAIAVSFLNFLLARAQSACYDALERFTTEELLPATVATVEDETAMEKLSLQLSDTFASLGSLSEHQAGNLERLQEMQDAFGAIVGSIRAITQQSARGPAEEAAGALTALVKQLADANDALVKVAESVAMRAVHQRQEVPLRRASVGAWVDDGLTLARRNPLPALLGAGALAALLVFLF, from the coding sequence ATGACCACCAACCACGGCCTCCTCGGCCTGCTCTGGCAGCAGAACACGGGCATCGGCCGCCTGATCCTGCTGATGCTCTTCGCCCTTGGCGGCACCGCGGCGGCCGCGGCGCTGCGGCACCTGCACCGCTACCGCAGCGTGGAGCGGCACGCGCTGGACAGCGTACGCGCGAAGCTGCGCGGGATCCGGGATCGCGAAGAGGCCGGGGAGCCGGAGGGAAGCCGCCCCGCCGCGCCGGCGCCGGTAGACCTGGCCGAGCTGCGCGAGAACGTGCCGCCCGGCACCCTGATCGGCGACCGCCTGGCCGCCCTCGCGCGAATGAAGCAGGCACGGGTGAAGGTGAACGTCGAGGCGCTGCAGCAGATCACCCTGCTGCGCGAGAACGCCAGTCCGGGACTCGCGTTTCCCGCCTACGCGGTGGACCTGGCGATGATGCTGGGGATGCTGGGCACCTTCGTGGGGCTGTGCCTGATGCTGCTGCAGATGCAGGGGGTGCTCCCCAGCGCCTCCGGCGTGCCGGCGGCGGGCGGGTTCGCCGAGGCGGCCCAGAGCCTGGGCGGCATTATCGCCAGCAAGAAGACGGCGTTCGTCACCACGCTGGTAGGGCTCTCGTGCGCCATCGCCGTCTCGTTCCTGAACTTTCTCCTCGCCCGCGCGCAGTCGGCGTGCTACGACGCGCTGGAGCGGTTCACCACCGAGGAGCTGCTCCCCGCCACCGTGGCCACGGTGGAGGACGAGACAGCGATGGAAAAGCTGTCGCTGCAGCTGAGCGACACCTTCGCCAGCCTGGGCAGCCTGTCGGAGCACCAGGCCGGCAACCTGGAGCGGCTGCAGGAGATGCAGGACGCGTTCGGCGCCATCGTCGGCAGCATCCGCGCGATCACGCAGCAGTCCGCGCGCGGACCCGCGGAGGAGGCGGCGGGCGCGCTCACCGCCCTGGTGAAGCAGCTCGCCGACGCCAACGACGCGCTGGTGAAGGTGGCGGAGTCGGTGGCGATGCGCGCGGTGCACCAGCGCCAGGAGGTGCCGCTGCGGCGCGCGAGCGTGGGCGCGTGGGTGGACGACGGACTTACCCTCGCGCGGCGCAACCCGCTCCCGGCGCTGCTGGGCGCGGGCGCGCTCGCGGCGCTGCTGGTCTTCCTCTTCTGA
- a CDS encoding caspase family protein, protein MARGTSIHIGVNHPASTSECPLSLSEENAWKMAELAHQAGYGAIHVLRGADATRNAVGGLLSAAARALEPGHTLFVSFSGHGSHVPDADGDERDGWDETWCLHDADLIDDELAAIWRVAAPGTRVLVVSESCFGGGMGRYGDVMARYPNLSPALDRPVYRSAEPVLRGVKQFAQPVASCISRAPSHDDGIRASVLMMTGAAEGQRAREGLYTRHLLELWKGGAFRDSFCALHGRLCECVRYENPQQEPQIMMLGTPDPDFPLEMAFHLDRPVMRGGWRD, encoded by the coding sequence ATGGCACGCGGTACCTCGATCCACATCGGAGTGAACCATCCGGCCTCGACCAGCGAGTGCCCGCTGTCACTGAGCGAAGAGAATGCGTGGAAGATGGCGGAGCTCGCACACCAGGCGGGCTACGGCGCCATCCACGTGCTGCGCGGCGCCGACGCCACCCGGAACGCGGTCGGCGGCCTTCTCTCCGCCGCCGCGCGGGCGCTGGAGCCCGGCCACACCCTTTTCGTCTCCTTCTCGGGCCATGGCTCGCACGTGCCCGACGCGGACGGCGACGAGCGGGACGGGTGGGACGAGACGTGGTGCCTGCACGACGCCGACCTGATCGACGACGAGCTTGCGGCGATCTGGAGGGTGGCGGCGCCCGGAACGCGCGTGCTGGTCGTGAGCGAGAGCTGCTTCGGCGGTGGGATGGGCCGCTACGGCGACGTGATGGCCCGGTATCCCAACCTGTCGCCCGCCCTGGACCGGCCCGTCTACCGCTCCGCCGAACCGGTGCTGCGGGGGGTGAAGCAGTTCGCGCAGCCGGTGGCGTCGTGCATCTCGCGCGCGCCCTCTCACGACGACGGGATCAGGGCCAGCGTGCTGATGATGACGGGCGCAGCCGAAGGGCAGAGGGCGCGGGAGGGACTTTACACCCGCCACCTGCTGGAGCTCTGGAAGGGCGGAGCGTTCCGCGACAGCTTCTGCGCGCTGCACGGGCGTCTGTGCGAATGCGTGCGGTACGAGAACCCGCAGCAGGAGCCGCAGATCATGATGCTGGGAACGCCCGACCCCGACTTCCCGCTGGAGATGGCGTTTCACCTGGACCGTCCGGTGATGCGCGGAGGGTGGCGGGACTGA
- a CDS encoding OmpA/MotB family protein, whose product MKRALAENLVNTRVHYWPGLIDMLTSMLMFFLLIYFVESNFGSASAQLAIARQKQALFVSVLHQEFAAEIAAGQVADSTDLNLLQIRFGDGVLFEPGSYELHPRGAALLRRLRDVFHRVDGQGAGLLYEQIQIEGHTDDLPFRRPAYPRDNWELSTARATAVMRFLTRGARPLEERRMSVNGYAQNRPVSGHRSRNRRIELRIYFSGRLASAAAGAP is encoded by the coding sequence ATGAAGCGCGCGCTCGCGGAAAACCTGGTGAATACCCGCGTCCACTACTGGCCTGGCCTCATCGACATGCTCACGTCGATGCTGATGTTCTTCCTGCTCATCTATTTCGTGGAGAGCAACTTCGGCTCGGCGAGCGCGCAGCTGGCGATCGCCCGGCAGAAGCAGGCGCTGTTCGTGTCCGTGCTGCACCAGGAGTTCGCCGCCGAAATCGCGGCGGGCCAGGTGGCCGACTCTACCGACCTGAACCTGCTGCAGATCCGCTTCGGCGACGGGGTGCTGTTCGAGCCCGGCAGCTACGAGCTGCACCCGCGCGGCGCCGCGCTGCTGCGGCGGCTGCGCGACGTGTTCCACCGGGTGGACGGCCAGGGGGCCGGCCTCCTGTACGAGCAGATCCAGATCGAGGGCCACACCGACGATCTCCCCTTCCGACGCCCCGCCTACCCGCGCGACAACTGGGAACTCTCCACCGCGCGCGCCACCGCTGTGATGCGCTTCCTGACCCGCGGCGCACGGCCGCTTGAGGAGCGGCGGATGTCGGTGAACGGCTACGCCCAGAACCGCCCGGTGAGCGGGCATCGCAGCCGCAACCGGCGGATCGAGCTCCGCATCTACTTCTCCGGCCGCTTGGCCAGCGCCGCCGCGGGGGCACCATGA
- a CDS encoding CHAT domain-containing protein — translation MMDKIKVLFLASDPFRDRAPLRLDEEVRAMDHAIRKGSARDRVELVACFATRRRDLQDALLRHDPQIVHFAGHGGGTGVLYLGDEHGRPRPVGKEALAKLFGILRECIRVVFLNGCDTLPIVEALGEVVDYAIGMNRPLTDPSAVVFAQAFYGALAMGQTVQASFELAISQLELEGNVEAAIPVLRVRPGVDPAVPLVTPPAEARLPDGGSAQPADARQVNVFETFRGDDALFEVAPGSGNEKQENRFGNASGNRFTFRAGGSR, via the coding sequence ATGATGGACAAGATCAAGGTGCTGTTCCTGGCGTCGGACCCGTTCCGCGACCGGGCGCCGCTGCGGCTCGACGAGGAGGTGCGCGCCATGGACCATGCCATCCGGAAGGGAAGCGCACGCGACCGGGTGGAGCTGGTGGCGTGCTTCGCCACGCGCAGGCGCGACCTGCAGGACGCGCTGCTGCGGCACGACCCGCAGATCGTGCACTTCGCCGGCCACGGCGGAGGCACCGGCGTGCTCTACCTGGGCGACGAGCACGGCCGGCCGCGCCCGGTGGGAAAGGAGGCGCTGGCGAAGCTGTTCGGCATCCTGCGCGAGTGTATCCGCGTGGTGTTCCTGAACGGGTGCGACACCCTGCCCATCGTCGAGGCGCTGGGCGAGGTGGTGGACTACGCCATCGGGATGAACCGGCCCCTCACCGATCCGTCGGCGGTCGTCTTCGCGCAGGCCTTCTACGGCGCGCTGGCGATGGGGCAGACGGTGCAGGCATCGTTCGAGCTCGCCATCAGCCAGCTCGAGCTCGAAGGGAACGTCGAGGCCGCCATCCCCGTGCTGCGCGTCCGCCCCGGCGTGGACCCGGCGGTGCCCCTCGTCACGCCGCCGGCCGAAGCCCGCTTGCCGGACGGCGGGAGCGCGCAGCCGGCCGATGCCCGCCAGGTGAACGTCTTCGAAACGTTCCGCGGAGACGACGCGCTCTTCGAAGTCGCTCCCGGCTCCGGGAACGAGAAGCAGGAAAACCGCTTCGGCAACGCCTCCGGAAACCGCTTCACCTTCCGGGCCGGCGGGTCCCGCTGA